The sequence below is a genomic window from Candidatus Palauibacter australiensis.
CCGGGCACGGATCCTGTCTCCTAGCGTTCCGCCGACTCGCGGTCGAGGCGGATCCGGTTTCTCGCGTTGTTGTGCTCGCGCAGGGTCCGGGTGAATTCGTGCGAGCCGTCGTTTCGCGCCACGAAGAAGATGTACTCGTGGTCGGCGGGCTGGAGGGCGGCCCGAAGCGATGCCGCTCCCGGCGAAGCAATAGGCCCGGGCGGCAGTCCTGGCTGCGTATAGGTGTTGTAGGGGTGATCGGCGACGGAGTCGATGTCGCGGTAGAGCAGGCGCGCACGTGGCTCGCCGAGGGCGTACTGGACCGTGGGATCCGCCTGCAACAGCATGTCGCGCTGAAGGCGGTTCCAGTAGACTCCCGCGACCACCGGACGCTCCTCGTCCCACCGGACCTCCTTCTCGACGATGCTCGCGAGCGTCACGACCTCGCGCTCATCGAGGCCGAGCGCTGCAGCCAGGGCTCGCTCCTCGGCCCCCCAGAAACCTACGTATCGTCCGACGATCGCCTGCACGATGACCCGGATTCCGACACCATCGGCGAATCGATACGTCTCCGGGAACAGGTATCCCTCGAGCGTGGGACCCGGCACGCCCAGCTCACCAACCCGCTCCGGAGCCGTCAAATAGGCAAGAACGGCCGCGGTCGAATCGCCGACATAGGCGGCCAGGCGCTCCGCCACCTGCGGGAGCCGAAGACCCTCCGGGATCGTGAGTGGTGTCGTAACAACGGCCCCGGCTCGGAGCACCTCGAGCAGATACGGGTACGGGGCGCCGCGCGGGATCTCGTACCGGCCGGCCTTCAGCTGCCGCCCCCGACCCTTCAGGCGCACGTACGCGTCGAAGATCCGGGGATGGAAGATCAGTTCCTGCGCTCGGAGTA
It includes:
- the mltG gene encoding endolytic transglycosylase MltG, which produces MRRLPKGTGGRLLLAALAALAPVAYGFFSAEFRGRGMPDGSVVEVLIPDGAASLEVADVLRAQELIFHPRIFDAYVRLKGRGRQLKAGRYEIPRGAPYPYLLEVLRAGAVVTTPLTIPEGLRLPQVAERLAAYVGDSTAAVLAYLTAPERVGELGVPGPTLEGYLFPETYRFADGVGIRVIVQAIVGRYVGFWGAEERALAAALGLDEREVVTLASIVEKEVRWDEERPVVAGVYWNRLQRDMLLQADPTVQYALGEPRARLLYRDIDSVADHPYNTYTQPGLPPGPIASPGAASLRAALQPADHEYIFFVARNDGSHEFTRTLREHNNARNRIRLDRESAER